One Flavobacterium sp. 90 DNA segment encodes these proteins:
- a CDS encoding response regulator transcription factor, with translation MFKKVLVAEDLDSISIAVIQVLEDLKIPTIHHVKYCDDGLLKVKKALLDNEPYDLLISDLSFKTDHRKTTLTNGEDLIKAVNTVQPKLKKIIFSIEDKSYRIKSLFNDLGINAYVSKGRNSIEELRNAIEGTFRNEEKILSSDLSFSFNDKALIEIESYDISILQLLAQGYILEHISNEFKASCITPNGTSSIEKRINKLKIYFKANNNVHLIAIAKDFGLV, from the coding sequence ATGTTCAAAAAAGTTTTAGTTGCCGAAGATTTAGATAGTATAAGTATAGCCGTTATACAAGTACTTGAAGACCTTAAAATCCCAACAATTCATCATGTGAAGTATTGTGACGATGGCTTATTAAAAGTAAAAAAAGCATTATTAGACAATGAACCATACGATTTACTTATAAGTGATTTGTCTTTTAAAACAGATCATAGAAAGACGACTCTTACTAATGGTGAAGATTTAATAAAAGCTGTAAACACTGTTCAGCCAAAATTAAAAAAAATAATTTTCTCTATTGAAGACAAATCTTATCGAATAAAGTCGCTTTTTAATGATTTGGGAATTAATGCTTATGTTTCGAAAGGAAGAAATAGTATTGAAGAACTAAGAAATGCAATTGAAGGAACTTTTAGAAATGAAGAAAAAATACTTTCTTCTGATTTATCTTTTAGTTTTAATGATAAAGCTCTTATCGAAATTGAATCATATGACATCTCAATCTTACAACTTTTAGCACAAGGGTATATTTTAGAGCATATTTCAAATGAATTTAAAGCCTCTTGCATAACTCCAAATGGAACAAGTAGTATCGAGAAAAGGATCAATAAACTAAAAATATATTTCAAGGCAAATAACAATGTTCATTTAATTGCAATTGCTAAAGATTTTGGTTTAGTTTAA
- a CDS encoding DMT family transporter codes for MRNDNLKSYLNLHLIVFIWGFTAILGALITIDAENLVWFRMLLAMIFLGAFIVYKKQSFQVPIKELFKLIFVGLLIALHWIFFFKAIHVSNVSITLSIFSLGAFFASLLEPLFYGRKILFYEVFFGLIIIAGLALILQVEIKYLTGVYYALAAIILGVLFTLMNGKLISDHEPSVITFYEFGAGVFFISLYFLVQGKFTADFFTMSLDNWILLLVLASVCTAYAFTASVKVMQKLTPYTVMLTTNLEPVYGIILAYFILGGKEKMSTEFYIGAIIIVITVILNGVFKHYKNKKEL; via the coding sequence ATGCGAAACGATAATTTAAAAAGTTATTTAAATCTACATTTAATTGTTTTTATCTGGGGTTTTACAGCCATTTTGGGCGCTTTAATTACAATTGATGCCGAAAATTTGGTTTGGTTTAGAATGCTTCTTGCTATGATTTTTTTAGGAGCATTTATTGTCTATAAAAAACAATCTTTTCAAGTTCCGATAAAAGAACTTTTTAAACTGATTTTTGTTGGTTTACTGATTGCTTTGCATTGGATATTCTTTTTTAAAGCAATTCATGTTTCTAATGTTTCAATTACACTTTCGATATTTTCTTTGGGAGCATTTTTTGCCTCTTTATTAGAGCCGCTTTTTTACGGGAGAAAAATATTATTTTATGAAGTTTTCTTCGGATTAATTATAATTGCCGGACTTGCTTTGATATTGCAAGTGGAAATTAAATATCTTACAGGTGTTTATTATGCATTGGCAGCTATTATTCTGGGTGTTTTATTTACTCTGATGAATGGTAAATTAATTTCAGATCATGAACCGTCTGTTATTACATTTTATGAATTTGGTGCAGGAGTTTTCTTTATTTCTCTTTATTTTTTAGTTCAGGGAAAATTTACTGCCGATTTTTTTACAATGTCATTAGATAACTGGATTCTATTACTCGTTTTGGCATCTGTTTGTACGGCTTATGCATTTACTGCTTCGGTAAAAGTTATGCAGAAATTAACGCCTTATACGGTGATGTTAACAACTAATTTAGAGCCTGTTTACGGAATTATTCTGGCTTATTTTATTCTTGGAGGAAAAGAAAAAATGAGCACAGAATTTTATATTGGAGCCATTATAATTGTAATTACAGTTATCTTAAATGGCGTTTTTAAACATTATAAAAATAAGAAAGAACTGTAA
- a CDS encoding acetyl-CoA carboxylase carboxyltransferase subunit alpha: MEYLDFELPIKELEEQLEKCVIIGKESDVDVTPTCKEINKKLVETKKEIYKNLTAWQRVQLSRHPNRPYTLDYIRAICGETFLELHGDRNFKDDKAMVGGLGKVNGQSFMIIGQQKGFNTKTRQYRNFGMANPEGYRKALRLMKMAEKFGIPVLTLVDTPGAYPGLEAEERGQGEAIARNIFEMVRLQVPIITIIVGEGASGGALGIGVGDKVYMLENTWYSVISPESCSSILWKSWEYKERAADALKLTSSDMKKQKLVDDVIPEPLGGAHYDRETTFKTVAEYITKGYNELKDLSTADLIAQRMDKYSNMGEYKE, from the coding sequence ATGGAATATTTAGATTTTGAGCTTCCAATCAAAGAACTTGAAGAACAGTTAGAAAAGTGTGTTATTATTGGAAAAGAATCTGATGTTGATGTAACACCAACCTGCAAGGAAATCAACAAAAAATTAGTAGAAACTAAGAAAGAAATATACAAAAACCTTACGGCTTGGCAACGTGTTCAATTGTCAAGACATCCAAATAGACCTTATACTTTAGATTATATCAGAGCAATTTGCGGTGAGACATTTTTAGAACTTCACGGAGACAGAAATTTTAAAGATGATAAAGCTATGGTTGGCGGACTTGGAAAAGTAAACGGACAATCGTTTATGATCATTGGTCAGCAAAAAGGTTTTAATACAAAAACACGTCAGTACCGTAACTTTGGTATGGCAAATCCTGAAGGATACCGTAAAGCTTTGCGTTTGATGAAAATGGCAGAGAAATTTGGTATTCCGGTTTTAACTTTGGTAGATACTCCGGGTGCATATCCAGGACTTGAGGCCGAAGAAAGAGGACAAGGAGAAGCTATTGCGAGAAATATTTTTGAAATGGTTCGTTTACAAGTGCCAATTATCACAATCATTGTTGGTGAAGGTGCTTCTGGTGGAGCTTTAGGAATAGGTGTTGGAGATAAAGTTTATATGTTAGAGAATACTTGGTATTCTGTAATTTCTCCAGAATCTTGTTCTTCGATTTTATGGAAAAGCTGGGAGTACAAAGAACGTGCTGCAGATGCTTTAAAATTGACTTCATCTGATATGAAAAAACAAAAATTAGTTGATGATGTTATTCCGGAACCACTAGGAGGAGCGCACTATGATCGCGAAACTACTTTTAAAACAGTTGCCGAATACATTACCAAAGGATATAATGAATTGAAAGACTTATCAACAGCCGACTTAATTGCCCAAAGAATGGACAAATACAGTAACATGGGCGAGTATAAAGAGTAA
- the tgt gene encoding tRNA guanosine(34) transglycosylase Tgt, translating into MKFDLLQKDPQSKARAGSITTDHGVIETPIFMPVGTVASVKGVHQRELKEDINPDIILGNTYHLYLRPQTEILEKAGGLHKFMNWDRNILTDSGGYQVYSLSNNRKIKEEGVKFKSHIDGSYHFFSPESVMEIQRTIGADIIMAFDECTPYPCDYRYAQRSMHMTHRWLDRCINHLDKVPYKYGYEQTFFPIVQGSTYKDLRRQSAEYIANSGQQGNAIGGLSVGEPAEEMYAMTEVVCEILPEDKPRYLMGVGTPINILENIALGIDMFDCVMPTRNARNGMLFTANGTINIKNKKWEADFSPIDEMGHTFVDTEYTKAYLRHLFAANEYLGKQIATIHNLGFYMWLVREARKHILAGDFRPWKEMMVKNMSQRL; encoded by the coding sequence ATGAAGTTTGATTTATTACAAAAAGATCCGCAGTCTAAAGCTAGAGCGGGAAGTATTACTACAGATCACGGCGTAATTGAAACGCCTATTTTTATGCCTGTTGGAACGGTTGCTTCTGTAAAAGGTGTACATCAGCGTGAGCTAAAAGAAGATATTAATCCGGATATTATTCTGGGAAATACATACCATTTATATTTACGTCCGCAGACTGAAATCCTTGAAAAAGCTGGTGGATTGCATAAATTCATGAACTGGGATCGTAATATTTTGACGGATTCTGGTGGTTATCAGGTTTATTCTCTTTCGAATAATAGAAAAATTAAGGAAGAAGGAGTAAAGTTTAAATCGCATATTGATGGTTCGTATCACTTTTTTTCACCGGAAAGTGTAATGGAAATTCAACGTACTATTGGAGCTGATATTATTATGGCTTTTGATGAATGTACGCCTTATCCTTGTGATTACAGATATGCACAACGTTCAATGCATATGACGCACCGTTGGCTGGATCGTTGTATTAATCATTTGGACAAAGTGCCTTATAAATATGGATATGAGCAAACGTTTTTTCCAATTGTTCAAGGAAGTACTTATAAAGATTTACGTCGTCAATCTGCAGAATATATTGCCAATTCAGGACAACAAGGAAACGCTATTGGTGGTTTGTCTGTAGGAGAACCTGCGGAAGAAATGTATGCAATGACTGAGGTTGTTTGCGAAATTCTGCCAGAAGATAAACCGAGATATTTAATGGGAGTTGGAACTCCGATTAATATTTTAGAAAATATTGCGTTAGGTATTGATATGTTTGATTGCGTTATGCCAACTCGAAATGCCAGAAATGGTATGTTATTTACTGCAAACGGAACAATTAACATCAAGAATAAAAAGTGGGAAGCTGATTTTTCTCCAATTGATGAAATGGGACACACTTTTGTAGATACTGAATATACAAAAGCTTATTTGCGTCATTTATTTGCTGCTAATGAGTATTTAGGAAAACAAATTGCGACGATTCATAATCTTGGTTTTTATATGTGGTTGGTTCGTGAAGCCAGAAAACATATCTTAGCAGGAGATTTCAGACCATGGAAAGAAATGATGGTTAAAAATATGAGTCAAAGACTTTAA
- a CDS encoding endonuclease/exonuclease/phosphatase family protein — MKNTLSFILLFFYFFSFSQTKILSWNLENFGKSKSESELNFIANTINNYDIIAIQEVVAGYGGAQAVAKLTEILNEKGAKWDYRISDPTSSSSYKRERYAFIWKTSKIKLKGNTWLEKKYHEEIDREPYFATFEIDKRTITLVSFHAITKSKQPETEIKYFKFLPAEYPDLNLVFLGDFNCPQSHTVFNPLKKMGYNSSLQNQKTTLKQKCIADNCLASEFDNIFYKSQSTKYINSGIISFHKKFLSLKEARKISDHIPIWFEFSLN; from the coding sequence ATGAAAAATACTCTTAGCTTTATTCTTTTATTTTTTTATTTCTTCTCTTTTTCACAAACTAAAATTCTTTCCTGGAATTTAGAAAACTTTGGTAAATCAAAATCTGAATCTGAATTAAATTTTATAGCCAATACCATAAATAACTATGACATTATTGCAATTCAAGAAGTTGTTGCCGGTTATGGCGGCGCTCAGGCAGTTGCAAAACTCACAGAAATTCTAAATGAAAAAGGTGCTAAATGGGATTATCGCATTAGCGACCCAACTAGTAGCAGTAGTTACAAAAGAGAGCGTTATGCTTTTATCTGGAAAACTTCCAAAATAAAACTAAAAGGAAATACCTGGCTCGAAAAAAAATATCATGAAGAAATTGATCGGGAACCTTATTTTGCCACTTTCGAAATTGACAAAAGAACCATAACACTGGTCAGTTTTCATGCTATTACTAAAAGCAAACAACCCGAAACAGAAATTAAATATTTTAAGTTTTTACCCGCAGAATACCCGGATTTAAATTTAGTATTTCTTGGAGATTTTAATTGTCCCCAATCACATACTGTTTTTAATCCTTTAAAAAAAATGGGATATAATTCTTCTTTACAGAATCAAAAAACCACTTTAAAACAAAAATGTATCGCTGATAATTGTTTAGCTTCTGAATTTGATAACATATTCTATAAATCTCAGTCTACAAAATATATTAATTCAGGTATAATTTCATTTCATAAAAAATTTCTTTCCTTAAAAGAAGCCAGAAAAATATCAGATCATATTCCTATATGGTTTGAATTTTCTCTAAATTAA
- a CDS encoding LptF/LptG family permease: MLTIIDKYILKRYLATFSVMILLFIPIGIVIDVSEKVNKMLENKIPFTEIAIYYYNFTVYFANSLFPIFLFLSVIWFTSKLANNTEIIAILSSGISFTRFLRPYIIGASIVSVFVLLMGFFIVPAASEGFNNFRYTYLKGGGKTEMMGNNTNVYRQLDDNDFIFVNSFNEESKTAFNFSLEHFEKDILTYKITASRIKWDPKAKTYILYDYTKRTIGDLNDVIEKAPEKKVAFKFELADLTPVVYIAETLPLGKLIDFIEKERKRGSGNINTYLVVLYKKYSLPVSAFILTIIAVAVSSMKRRGGMGTNLAIGIAIAFSFVFFDKIFGTLAEKSTFSPLLAVWFPNIVFGILAVYLLRNAKR; the protein is encoded by the coding sequence ATGCTGACGATAATAGATAAGTATATTTTAAAAAGATATTTAGCGACTTTTTCGGTGATGATATTACTATTTATTCCAATTGGAATTGTAATTGATGTCTCTGAGAAGGTTAATAAAATGCTTGAAAACAAGATTCCGTTTACTGAAATCGCGATTTACTATTATAACTTTACCGTTTATTTTGCGAATTCATTATTCCCGATTTTTTTGTTTTTATCAGTAATTTGGTTTACCTCAAAACTGGCAAATAACACGGAGATTATTGCGATTTTGAGCTCTGGAATTTCATTTACACGTTTCTTAAGACCATATATTATTGGTGCTTCAATAGTGTCAGTTTTTGTGCTTTTGATGGGATTTTTTATTGTTCCTGCTGCCAGCGAAGGTTTTAATAATTTTAGATATACGTATTTAAAAGGAGGTGGTAAAACAGAGATGATGGGGAATAATACAAATGTGTACAGGCAGCTTGATGATAACGATTTTATTTTTGTAAATAGTTTTAACGAAGAGTCTAAAACCGCTTTTAATTTTTCGTTGGAGCATTTTGAAAAAGATATATTGACTTATAAAATTACTGCAAGTCGTATTAAATGGGATCCAAAAGCGAAGACCTATATTTTATATGATTACACTAAAAGAACCATTGGAGACTTGAACGATGTAATTGAAAAAGCACCGGAAAAAAAGGTGGCTTTTAAATTTGAGTTGGCCGATTTAACTCCTGTAGTTTATATTGCAGAAACGCTTCCGCTTGGAAAATTAATTGATTTTATTGAAAAAGAACGTAAAAGAGGTTCCGGAAATATTAATACCTATTTAGTGGTACTTTATAAGAAATATAGCTTACCGGTTTCGGCTTTTATTTTGACCATTATAGCAGTGGCAGTTTCGTCAATGAAACGTCGCGGTGGTATGGGAACGAATTTGGCTATTGGAATTGCGATTGCATTTTCTTTTGTTTTCTTTGATAAAATATTCGGTACTCTTGCCGAAAAATCTACATTCTCACCTTTATTAGCCGTTTGGTTTCCAAATATTGTTTTTGGAATTCTGGCGGTTTACTTATTACGCAATGCGAAACGATAA
- a CDS encoding response regulator transcription factor produces MSAAIKIALVDDEVLFRKGISFLLQREDNIEIVFEASNGEDLISQLQEIETKPDIIIMDLKMPVLNGVEATKIIRKLFPEIKIVALTSYDTKSFIANMIQVGAVAYLIKNTTPKDLIRTINEVHRKGFHYNENVLRTIQETIVSSKNTKGNLETSFLSPREIEILQLICQQKTTSEIAEHLYLSPRTVEGHRNNLLLKTESRNIAGLVVYAIQNEIADLTL; encoded by the coding sequence ATGAGTGCCGCTATTAAAATTGCTTTAGTCGATGACGAAGTTTTGTTCCGTAAAGGGATTTCTTTTTTGTTGCAAAGAGAAGATAATATCGAGATCGTTTTTGAAGCCTCAAATGGCGAAGATCTTATTTCTCAATTACAAGAGATCGAAACAAAACCGGATATAATCATAATGGATTTAAAAATGCCAGTATTAAATGGTGTTGAAGCAACAAAAATAATTAGAAAATTATTTCCCGAAATTAAAATAGTTGCTTTAACCAGTTATGATACAAAGTCATTTATTGCCAATATGATTCAGGTTGGCGCTGTTGCATATTTGATAAAAAATACAACACCAAAAGATTTAATCAGAACTATTAATGAAGTCCATAGAAAAGGATTTCATTATAATGAAAATGTTTTAAGAACAATACAAGAGACAATAGTTTCGTCTAAAAATACAAAAGGTAATTTAGAAACTAGTTTTCTTTCGCCACGCGAAATAGAAATTCTACAACTTATTTGTCAGCAAAAAACAACTTCAGAAATTGCTGAACATCTTTATTTAAGCCCACGAACCGTTGAAGGGCATCGCAATAATTTATTACTTAAAACAGAATCTAGAAACATAGCTGGTTTAGTAGTATATGCAATTCAAAACGAAATTGCAGATCTCACACTTTAA
- a CDS encoding asparagine synthetase B: MNKSLVYIFIFLFSFTAKASFILLPMDETTQQNHLKAYGITYWCLSKDYKASWLLNYRGGSFLLPDVAEIRKECQIRGVSFEVLSDSEEASILEEISSPSQNMESVILEKAPKIAVYTPKGKQPWDDAVTLVLTYAEIPFTPIYDEEVLTDQLLLYDWLHLHHEDFTGQYGKFYAAYKNTPWYIDQKKDAEALATKLGYAKVSQEKGAVAKKIRDFVIGGGFMFAMCSATDSFDIALAADGVDICEAMFDGDASDSNYQSKLNYSNSFAFKDFVLERRPEVYEFSDIDMTTKRRIPVEKDYFTLMEFSAKWDPIPSMLCQNHTQLVKGFMGQTTSFDSSLIKSNVLVMGTCELNGESRYIHGEKGKGMFTFFGGHDPEDFQHQVGDPPTVLDLHPNSPGYRLILNNVLFPAARKKKLKT, encoded by the coding sequence ATGAATAAGAGTTTAGTTTATATTTTCATATTTCTATTTTCATTTACGGCAAAAGCTTCGTTTATTTTGTTACCAATGGACGAGACAACTCAGCAAAATCATTTAAAAGCATATGGAATTACTTATTGGTGTTTAAGTAAAGATTATAAAGCAAGTTGGCTGCTCAATTATAGAGGAGGTTCATTTTTACTGCCTGATGTTGCCGAAATTAGAAAAGAATGTCAGATTCGTGGTGTTAGTTTTGAGGTTCTTTCAGATAGTGAAGAAGCTTCAATTCTGGAAGAAATATCAAGTCCATCACAAAATATGGAATCTGTTATTCTCGAAAAAGCTCCTAAAATTGCAGTTTATACTCCTAAAGGAAAGCAACCTTGGGATGATGCAGTGACATTAGTTTTGACATATGCCGAAATTCCTTTTACACCAATCTATGACGAAGAAGTTTTAACCGATCAATTATTGCTTTATGATTGGCTGCATTTACATCACGAAGATTTTACGGGACAATACGGAAAATTTTATGCAGCTTACAAAAATACGCCTTGGTACATTGATCAAAAGAAGGATGCCGAAGCTCTGGCAACAAAACTAGGTTATGCCAAAGTCTCACAAGAAAAAGGTGCTGTTGCAAAAAAAATTAGAGATTTTGTAATAGGTGGAGGTTTTATGTTTGCTATGTGTTCAGCAACAGATAGTTTTGATATTGCGTTAGCTGCCGATGGAGTTGATATATGTGAAGCTATGTTTGATGGTGATGCCAGTGATTCAAATTACCAATCGAAGTTAAATTATTCAAATTCATTTGCTTTCAAAGATTTTGTTTTAGAAAGAAGACCTGAAGTTTATGAATTCTCAGATATTGACATGACCACAAAGCGAAGAATTCCCGTTGAAAAAGATTATTTTACACTAATGGAATTTTCGGCAAAATGGGATCCAATTCCAAGTATGTTGTGCCAGAATCATACACAATTAGTTAAAGGTTTTATGGGACAAACAACTTCATTTGATTCCTCATTAATAAAATCGAATGTTTTGGTTATGGGTACTTGCGAACTAAATGGCGAGTCGAGATATATTCATGGTGAAAAAGGAAAAGGAATGTTTACTTTTTTTGGAGGCCATGATCCTGAAGATTTTCAACATCAGGTTGGAGATCCGCCAACAGTTTTAGATTTGCATCCAAATTCTCCGGGTTACAGATTGATTCTTAACAATGTTTTGTTTCCGGCTGCAAGAAAGAAAAAGTTGAAAACATAG
- the dnaB gene encoding replicative DNA helicase, whose translation MENFKNANPAKVDKTTIISLEKGKLPPQVLELEEAVLGAMMIDKKGVDDVIDILQADAFYKDSHKFIFEAIVQLFTETQPIDLLTVSTQLKKNGKLELAGGDFYLIQLTQKIASSAHIEFHSRIILQKFIQRSLIRISSEIIEASYDETADVFDLLDQAESKLYEVTQGNIKRSSETAQSLVLQAKKKIEEIAKQEGLSGVETGFHNLDKLTSGWQPSDLIIIAARPAMGKTAFVLSMARNIAIQYGHGVALFSLEMASVQLITRLISSETGLSSEKLRTGKLEPHEWEMLSTKVKNLEKAPLFIDDTPSLSIFDLRAKCRRLVSQHGIKIIIIDYLQLMTAGGNNKGGGNREQEISTISRNLKALAKELNVPVIALSQLSRAVETRGSSKRPLLSDLRESGAIEQDADIVSFLYRPEYYKIEEWDDDEASPTTGQAEIMIAKHRNGGIENIRLKFIGHLGKFDNLDDFSGSYDDLPSKMNHDDNPFITKNLPSANEAFGSNLNDDDDDSDVPF comes from the coding sequence ATGGAAAATTTCAAAAATGCAAACCCTGCAAAGGTAGATAAAACCACAATTATCAGTTTAGAAAAAGGAAAATTACCGCCGCAAGTCCTTGAATTAGAGGAGGCAGTTCTTGGTGCGATGATGATTGATAAAAAAGGGGTAGATGATGTAATTGATATTTTACAGGCTGATGCTTTTTATAAAGATTCACATAAATTTATTTTTGAAGCAATTGTTCAGCTTTTTACCGAAACACAGCCAATTGACTTGCTGACCGTTTCGACCCAATTGAAAAAAAATGGAAAACTGGAATTAGCCGGTGGAGATTTTTATTTAATTCAGCTTACGCAAAAAATCGCGTCTTCAGCGCATATCGAATTCCACTCACGTATTATTCTTCAAAAATTCATTCAAAGAAGTTTGATTCGAATTTCGTCTGAAATTATCGAAGCGTCTTATGATGAAACTGCAGATGTATTTGATTTGCTGGATCAAGCCGAATCAAAATTATATGAAGTAACACAAGGAAATATTAAACGTAGTTCTGAAACTGCACAGAGTTTAGTACTTCAGGCTAAAAAGAAGATTGAAGAAATTGCTAAACAAGAAGGTTTAAGTGGTGTTGAAACTGGATTTCATAATCTTGATAAACTGACTTCAGGATGGCAACCCAGCGATTTAATTATTATCGCGGCGAGACCTGCGATGGGAAAAACGGCATTCGTACTTTCGATGGCGAGAAATATTGCTATTCAGTACGGGCATGGAGTGGCTTTGTTCTCTCTGGAGATGGCATCAGTTCAGTTAATCACGAGGCTTATTTCGTCAGAAACAGGATTATCATCAGAGAAATTACGTACTGGTAAATTAGAACCTCACGAGTGGGAAATGTTGAGTACCAAAGTAAAAAACTTAGAAAAAGCTCCTTTGTTTATTGATGATACGCCATCGCTTTCTATTTTCGATTTAAGAGCAAAATGTCGTCGTTTAGTTTCACAGCATGGTATCAAAATTATTATTATTGACTATTTGCAGTTGATGACTGCGGGAGGAAATAATAAAGGTGGAGGAAATCGTGAGCAGGAGATTTCGACAATCTCCCGAAACTTAAAGGCCTTGGCAAAAGAGCTAAACGTTCCGGTAATTGCACTTTCGCAGTTATCGCGTGCCGTTGAAACGCGTGGATCCAGTAAACGTCCTTTGCTTTCGGATCTTCGTGAATCTGGGGCGATTGAGCAGGATGCGGATATTGTATCGTTTTTATACCGACCAGAATACTACAAAATTGAAGAATGGGATGATGATGAGGCATCGCCAACTACCGGTCAGGCCGAAATTATGATCGCGAAACACCGTAATGGTGGTATTGAGAATATTCGATTGAAATTTATAGGACATCTTGGAAAGTTTGATAACCTTGATGATTTTTCAGGTAGTTATGATGATTTACCGTCAAAAATGAATCATGATGACAATCCATTTATAACTAAAAATTTACCATCAGCAAATGAAGCATTTGGAAGCAACCTGAATGATGATGATGATGATAGTGATGTTCCATTTTAA
- a CDS encoding ATP-binding protein — MSPKVIPESEIVATVIFSCVSFLLMGLVLVLFFYFSRKKIVQKEIENKNLEIQYQKDQLYAIIVTQEEERKRIAQDLHDDISSKLNIVSLNSHLLTAPDLTEAETLEITGNIIALTTKALENSRKIAHNLLPPVFEKFGLNAGVEELCEEFESSKAIKTYYKNEIDFEEEDIDRHLHIFRILQELMNNSLRHGKATEIWIAFKNINGIDTCNYEDNGVGFDSKSIENQKGLGMKNIDSRISFLNGTIKINSEVGKGISVIFTF; from the coding sequence ATGAGTCCAAAAGTAATTCCAGAATCCGAAATCGTAGCAACTGTAATATTTAGTTGTGTTTCCTTTTTATTGATGGGACTTGTTTTGGTCTTGTTTTTCTATTTCTCCAGAAAGAAAATTGTCCAAAAAGAAATTGAGAATAAGAACTTAGAAATCCAATATCAAAAAGATCAATTGTATGCGATTATTGTGACTCAGGAAGAAGAGCGTAAAAGGATTGCTCAGGATTTACATGATGATATTAGTTCTAAACTTAATATTGTTTCGCTAAACAGTCATTTACTTACTGCACCAGATCTAACAGAAGCTGAAACATTGGAAATTACCGGAAATATAATTGCATTGACAACCAAAGCACTTGAAAATTCGAGAAAAATAGCCCATAATTTATTACCGCCAGTTTTTGAAAAATTCGGGTTGAATGCGGGTGTTGAAGAATTGTGCGAAGAATTTGAAAGTAGTAAAGCAATTAAAACTTATTATAAAAATGAAATTGATTTTGAAGAGGAAGACATTGACCGTCATTTGCACATTTTCAGAATTTTACAGGAATTAATGAATAATTCATTGCGTCATGGAAAAGCAACCGAAATTTGGATTGCTTTTAAAAATATAAACGGAATTGATACCTGTAATTATGAAGATAATGGAGTAGGTTTTGACAGCAAAAGTATTGAAAATCAAAAAGGTTTAGGCATGAAGAATATTGATAGCCGTATTTCGTTTTTAAACGGAACAATCAAAATAAACTCTGAAGTTGGTAAAGGAATAAGTGTAATTTTTACTTTTTAA